One region of Acidovorax sp. T1 genomic DNA includes:
- a CDS encoding chemotaxis protein CheW: MANREALRELQTRLASRLQAARGEGVSVSSWLAVEAAGQAYLLPLGQSGEIFPWVAVQRVPYTQHWFLGVANLRGGLVGVVDLAGLLGSTVTRNEQNLSDASLLAFNAALEVNAALLVDRLAGLRGTDAFVSSEPPADDAPAFFGTIYVDSSGTRWQEINLQILSQNPVFLSISA, encoded by the coding sequence ATGGCCAATCGCGAAGCACTGCGAGAGCTCCAGACCCGTCTTGCCAGCCGTCTTCAGGCTGCAAGGGGCGAGGGAGTGTCTGTTTCCTCCTGGCTGGCGGTAGAAGCTGCCGGTCAGGCCTATTTGTTGCCGCTGGGGCAATCGGGTGAGATTTTCCCGTGGGTGGCAGTTCAGCGGGTTCCCTACACTCAACATTGGTTTCTTGGTGTTGCCAACCTGCGTGGAGGCCTTGTGGGGGTGGTGGATCTGGCGGGTCTGCTGGGGTCAACCGTCACGCGCAACGAGCAAAACCTGTCTGACGCCAGTCTGCTTGCCTTCAATGCAGCGCTGGAAGTCAATGCCGCCCTTCTGGTAGATCGGTTGGCGGGGCTGCGGGGCACCGATGCCTTCGTTTCGTCGGAGCCTCCGGCCGACGATGCGCCTGCCTTCTTTGGCACCATCTACGTGGATTCGAGCGGGACTCGCTGGCAAGAGATCAATCTCCAGATACTGTCCCAAAATCCTGTTTTCCTGAGCATCAGTGCTTGA
- a CDS encoding response regulator, translating to MPIQKVLVVDDSKTELMFLTDLLQKKGMQVRTAENAEEAFHRLAEEKPDLILMDVVMPGQNGFQLTRAITRDPLYADVPIIMCTSKNQETDRVWGMRQGARGYITKPVDAAELQARIDALS from the coding sequence ATGCCTATTCAGAAAGTGCTGGTCGTTGACGACTCGAAGACCGAGTTGATGTTTCTGACCGACTTGCTGCAGAAAAAGGGCATGCAAGTGCGTACCGCTGAAAATGCCGAAGAGGCCTTTCACCGGCTGGCAGAAGAAAAGCCTGATTTGATATTGATGGATGTGGTGATGCCGGGGCAAAACGGATTCCAGTTGACCCGCGCCATCACGCGTGATCCTCTCTATGCCGATGTGCCCATCATCATGTGCACCAGCAAGAATCAGGAGACGGATCGTGTCTGGGGGATGCGCCAAGGCGCACGCGGCTACATCACCAAGCCGGTGGATGCGGCCGAGCTGCAGGCCAGGATTGACGCGCTGAGCTAA
- a CDS encoding response regulator yields the protein MTTTGATFKVLVVDDSNTIRRSAEIFLKQGGHEVLLADDGFDALAKVNDYQPQLIFCDILMPKLDGYQTCAIIKRNARFADTPVVMLSSKDGVFDKARGRMVGCQEYLTKPFTKDQLLQAVQQFGNSQQGAM from the coding sequence TTGACTACAACAGGCGCAACTTTCAAAGTGCTCGTGGTGGATGACAGCAATACCATTCGCCGAAGCGCCGAAATTTTTCTCAAGCAGGGCGGGCATGAAGTCCTGCTGGCAGATGACGGCTTTGATGCCTTGGCCAAGGTGAATGACTACCAACCGCAGCTCATTTTCTGTGACATTCTGATGCCCAAGCTTGATGGGTATCAAACTTGCGCCATCATCAAGCGCAATGCCCGTTTTGCCGATACTCCGGTGGTCATGCTGTCGTCCAAGGACGGCGTATTTGACAAAGCGCGTGGCCGCATGGTCGGTTGCCAGGAATATCTCACCAAACCTTTTACCAAAGACCAGTTGTTGCAGGCGGTGCAGCAATTTGGTAATTCCCAACAAGGAGCCATGTAA
- a CDS encoding rubredoxin, with the protein MIDSKTWMCLICGWIYDEAKGSPEHGIAPNTPWDQVPMNWTCPECGARKEDFEMVQF; encoded by the coding sequence GTGATCGACTCTAAAACGTGGATGTGTCTGATTTGCGGTTGGATATATGACGAGGCGAAAGGTTCGCCTGAGCATGGCATTGCTCCCAACACTCCCTGGGACCAGGTTCCCATGAATTGGACTTGCCCTGAATGTGGTGCGCGCAAAGAAGATTTCGAGATGGTTCAATTTTGA
- the thiD gene encoding bifunctional hydroxymethylpyrimidine kinase/phosphomethylpyrimidine kinase: MTSQILPSSDIADFADEASDEASPACVLVFNASDPSGAGGLTADISTIASVGGHPIAVVTGAYARDTAEIFDHFSFDDEAVSEQARVVLEDLPVQAIKVGFVGSPENISAIAEITADYDEVPVIAYMPNLSWWQDDLIDQYLDAFRELLLPQTSVLVGNHSTLWRWLLPEWRGDRSPTARDIARAAAEMGVPYTLVTGIPLPEQFVENVLASPQTVLGSGKFELFDATFSGAGDTLSAALTALVASGNDLGEATSEALSYLDRCLDAGFRPGMGHIIPDRMFWAQPDDEDGDADEPLDETQALEGFVMPPHDTKH, translated from the coding sequence ATGACATCACAAATTCTCCCTTCATCTGATATAGCGGACTTTGCCGATGAGGCATCGGACGAAGCCAGCCCCGCCTGTGTGCTGGTGTTCAATGCCAGCGACCCCAGCGGTGCGGGTGGCCTGACCGCCGATATCAGCACCATTGCGTCCGTGGGCGGACACCCCATTGCCGTTGTTACGGGTGCTTACGCCCGCGACACCGCCGAGATCTTCGACCACTTCAGCTTTGACGACGAGGCCGTGTCCGAGCAGGCGCGCGTTGTGCTGGAGGATTTGCCCGTGCAGGCCATCAAGGTCGGATTTGTGGGAAGCCCCGAAAACATCAGCGCCATTGCCGAGATCACCGCCGACTACGACGAGGTGCCCGTCATCGCCTACATGCCCAACCTTTCGTGGTGGCAGGATGACCTGATCGACCAGTACCTGGATGCCTTCCGCGAGTTGCTGTTGCCGCAAACTTCCGTTTTGGTGGGCAACCACAGTACGCTGTGGCGCTGGCTGCTTCCCGAATGGCGCGGCGACCGCAGCCCCACCGCACGCGACATCGCCCGGGCCGCCGCCGAAATGGGCGTGCCTTACACCCTGGTCACCGGCATCCCGCTGCCCGAACAGTTTGTCGAGAACGTGCTGGCCTCCCCCCAGACCGTGCTGGGCAGTGGCAAGTTCGAGCTGTTCGATGCCACGTTTTCCGGCGCCGGCGACACCCTCTCGGCCGCCCTGACGGCCCTGGTGGCCAGCGGCAACGACCTGGGCGAAGCCACCAGCGAGGCGCTGAGCTACCTGGACCGGTGCCTGGACGCCGGATTTCGCCCCGGAATGGGGCACATCATTCCCGATCGCATGTTCTGGGCCCAGCCCGATGACGAAGATGGCGATGCAGACGAACCCCTTGACGAAACACAGGCCCTCGAAGGCTTTGTGATGCCCCCCCATGACACCAAGCACTGA
- the hemL gene encoding glutamate-1-semialdehyde 2,1-aminomutase translates to MTPSTDLNIPLFERAKALIPGGVNSPVRAFKAVGGTPRFVKRAQGAYFWDANDQRFIDYIGSWGPMILGHGHPAVLEAVQKAALEGFSFGAPTEREIELAEEILGLVPSMEMIRLVSSGTEAGMSAIRLARGATGRSKLIKFEGCYHGHADALLVKAGSGLATFGNATSAGVPPEVVQHTIVLEYNNIPQLEKAFALHGKELACLMIEPIAGNMNFVRASVPFMRRCRELCTEYGALLVLDEVMTGFRVALGSAQSLYAQSIPGFKPDITVLGKVIGGGMPLAAFGASRAIMENLAPLGAVYQAGTLSGNPVATACGLATLREIRKPGFFDALSARTRSLADGLVAAAAAEGVPFSADCEGGMFGFFLLPQLPQNYAQVLKTDGVRFNQLFHGLLDRGVYIAPALYEAGFVSAAHTAQDIADTVAIAREVFKTLSN, encoded by the coding sequence ATGACACCAAGCACTGACCTCAACATCCCCCTGTTCGAACGCGCCAAGGCGCTCATCCCTGGCGGCGTGAACTCGCCCGTGCGGGCCTTCAAGGCCGTGGGCGGCACGCCGCGCTTCGTCAAGCGCGCCCAAGGCGCGTATTTCTGGGACGCAAACGACCAGCGCTTCATCGACTACATCGGATCCTGGGGCCCGATGATCCTGGGCCACGGGCACCCGGCCGTGCTCGAAGCCGTGCAGAAAGCCGCGCTGGAAGGCTTCAGCTTTGGCGCCCCCACCGAGCGCGAGATCGAGCTGGCCGAAGAAATCCTGGGCCTGGTGCCCTCCATGGAGATGATCCGGCTGGTCAGCTCGGGCACCGAAGCCGGCATGAGCGCGATTCGCCTGGCGCGCGGCGCCACCGGCCGCAGCAAGCTCATCAAGTTCGAGGGCTGCTACCACGGCCATGCCGACGCGCTGCTGGTCAAGGCCGGCTCGGGCCTGGCCACCTTTGGCAATGCCACCAGCGCTGGCGTGCCGCCCGAGGTGGTGCAGCACACCATCGTGCTCGAATACAACAACATCCCGCAGCTCGAAAAAGCCTTCGCCCTGCACGGCAAGGAACTCGCCTGCCTGATGATCGAGCCCATCGCCGGCAACATGAACTTCGTGCGCGCCAGCGTGCCCTTCATGCGCCGCTGCCGCGAGCTGTGCACCGAATATGGCGCGCTGCTGGTCCTGGACGAAGTGATGACCGGCTTTCGCGTGGCCCTGGGCAGCGCACAAAGCCTGTATGCGCAAAGCATCCCGGGCTTCAAGCCCGACATCACGGTGCTGGGCAAGGTGATCGGCGGCGGCATGCCGCTGGCAGCCTTTGGTGCGTCGCGCGCCATCATGGAAAACCTCGCGCCGCTGGGCGCCGTGTACCAGGCCGGCACGCTGTCGGGCAACCCGGTGGCCACGGCCTGCGGCCTGGCCACGCTGCGCGAAATCCGAAAACCTGGCTTCTTTGATGCCCTGTCGGCCCGCACCCGCTCCCTCGCGGATGGCCTGGTTGCCGCCGCAGCCGCCGAAGGTGTGCCCTTCAGTGCCGACTGCGAGGGCGGCATGTTCGGCTTCTTCCTGCTGCCCCAGCTGCCGCAAAACTACGCACAGGTGCTGAAGACCGACGGCGTGCGCTTCAACCAGCTTTTCCATGGCCTGCTGGACCGCGGCGTTTACATCGCGCCCGCGCTCTACGAAGCCGGCTTTGTGAGCGCCGCCCACACGGCGCAGGACATTGCCGACACCGTGGCGATTGCCCGCGAGGTGTTCAAAACGCTCTCAAATTAA
- a CDS encoding alkaline phosphatase D family protein, protein MKTPVRPTSHPIRDAAPADEGRRVFVRQLALGATALGTLPLAACGGSDNDPEVRFAHGVASGDPLSDRIMLWTRVTPPAGHTADIPVQWELASDAAFTTVVAKGEVQATAAKDFTVKVDATGLKPATAYHYRFTAYGTKSAAARTRTLATGSIAQVKLAVFSCANYPAGYFNVYAEAARRNDLDATVHLGDYLYEYARGGYASANAEQLGRLSQPATEILTLADYRARHAQYKTDPDLQALHAAAPMIAVWDDHEITNDTWANGAENHQTATEGSFGVRKAAALQAYHEWMPTRNAQPDLIYRSFNFGNLVALHMLDTRVVGRDEQADYTRFITDSGFDAAGFTAAVGAPTRQLLGDTQTQWLQQQMAASTATWQVLGQQVLMGRMNIPAPILIGTIQPGAGVTVSEYAAMAAKAQTAPATLTAAEKAILAQPSIPYNLDAWDGYQAARETVLGTARSLGKNLVVLSGDTHNAWANELADMNGNAVGVEFATSSVSSPGFEEYLPKEDPAMLAGALQQLIAPLKYCDTARRGYMLVTATATECRADWVYVNTITSRSYTASTDKSLKVLAGVSGRGRIVAV, encoded by the coding sequence ATGAAAACTCCTGTTCGCCCTACCTCCCACCCCATCCGCGACGCAGCCCCTGCCGATGAAGGCCGCCGCGTCTTCGTGCGCCAGCTGGCCCTGGGCGCCACGGCGCTCGGCACCTTGCCGCTGGCCGCCTGCGGTGGCAGCGACAACGACCCCGAAGTGCGCTTCGCCCACGGCGTGGCCAGTGGCGATCCACTGAGCGACCGCATCATGCTGTGGACCCGCGTCACGCCGCCTGCAGGCCACACCGCCGACATTCCAGTGCAGTGGGAGCTGGCCAGCGATGCCGCCTTCACCACCGTGGTTGCCAAAGGCGAGGTTCAAGCCACCGCCGCCAAGGACTTCACCGTCAAGGTCGATGCCACGGGCCTCAAGCCCGCCACAGCCTACCACTACCGATTCACCGCCTATGGCACCAAGTCGGCCGCAGCGCGCACCCGCACGCTGGCCACGGGCAGCATCGCGCAGGTCAAGCTGGCCGTGTTCTCGTGCGCCAATTACCCGGCGGGCTACTTCAACGTATACGCCGAGGCCGCGCGCCGCAACGACCTGGATGCCACCGTGCACCTGGGCGACTACCTGTATGAATACGCCCGCGGTGGCTACGCCTCGGCCAATGCCGAGCAGCTGGGCCGCCTGTCGCAGCCCGCCACTGAAATCCTCACGCTGGCCGACTACCGCGCGCGCCACGCACAGTACAAGACCGACCCCGACCTGCAGGCCCTGCATGCCGCCGCGCCCATGATCGCCGTGTGGGACGACCACGAGATCACCAACGACACCTGGGCCAATGGCGCCGAAAACCACCAAACCGCCACCGAAGGCAGCTTTGGCGTGCGCAAGGCTGCGGCATTGCAGGCCTACCACGAGTGGATGCCCACGCGCAACGCCCAGCCCGATCTCATCTACCGCAGCTTCAACTTCGGCAACCTGGTGGCGCTGCACATGCTGGACACACGCGTGGTCGGGCGCGATGAGCAGGCCGACTACACCCGCTTCATCACCGACAGCGGCTTTGACGCCGCCGGCTTTACCGCCGCCGTGGGCGCCCCCACCCGCCAGCTCCTGGGCGACACGCAGACCCAGTGGCTGCAACAGCAGATGGCCGCCTCCACCGCCACCTGGCAGGTGCTGGGCCAGCAGGTGCTGATGGGGCGCATGAACATTCCGGCGCCGATCCTGATCGGGACCATCCAGCCCGGCGCGGGCGTGACGGTGTCGGAATACGCGGCCATGGCAGCCAAGGCCCAGACAGCACCCGCCACGCTGACCGCCGCCGAGAAAGCCATCTTGGCCCAACCGTCGATTCCCTACAACCTCGACGCCTGGGACGGCTACCAGGCCGCCCGCGAAACCGTGCTGGGCACGGCCCGCAGCCTGGGCAAGAACCTGGTCGTGCTGTCGGGCGACACGCACAACGCCTGGGCCAATGAGTTGGCGGACATGAACGGCAACGCGGTGGGCGTGGAATTCGCCACCTCGTCGGTGTCGTCGCCGGGCTTTGAGGAATACCTGCCCAAGGAAGACCCGGCCATGCTGGCGGGCGCGCTCCAGCAGCTGATTGCCCCACTCAAATACTGCGACACCGCGCGCCGGGGCTACATGCTGGTGACGGCCACCGCCACCGAATGCCGCGCCGACTGGGTGTATGTGAACACCATCACCAGCCGCAGCTACACAGCCAGTACCGACAAGTCGCTCAAGGTGCTGGCCGGTGTCAGCGGACGCGGGCGCATCGTGGCGGTCTGA
- the purH gene encoding bifunctional phosphoribosylaminoimidazolecarboxamide formyltransferase/IMP cyclohydrolase: MNALISVSDKTGIVEFAQALHALGIKLLSTGGTAKLLADKGLPVTEVAEVTQFPEMLDGRVKTLHPKVHGGLLARRELPEHMAALKEHGIDTIDLLVVNLYPFEATVAKAGCTLADAIENIDIGGPAMVRSAAKNWKDVGVITSADQYEAVLAELKSGGKLSDKLRFALSVAAFNRIAQYDGAISDYLSSVTFEEEKLSETYVPTRTQFPGQSNGIFTKVQDLRYGENSHQQAALYRDLYPAPGSLVTGVQLQGKELSYNNIADADAAWECVKSFEAAACVIVKHANPCGVAVGLDALSAYSKAFQTDPTSAFGGIIAFNRVVDGAAAAQVSKQFVEVLMAPDFTAEALEIFKGKANVRLLKIALPAHGGKTQNLTDWERGRNAMDAKRIGSGLLLQTADNHELALTDLKVVTTKQPSLEEMQDLLFAWKVAKYVKSNAIVFCKGGMTMGVGAGQMSRLDSARIASIKAQHAGLTLQGTAVASDAFFPFRDGLDVVVDAGATCVIQPGGSMRDQEVIDAANERGVAMVFSGVRHFRH, translated from the coding sequence ATGAACGCACTCATCTCCGTCTCCGACAAGACCGGCATCGTCGAATTCGCGCAAGCCCTGCACGCGCTGGGCATCAAGCTGCTGTCCACCGGCGGCACCGCCAAGCTGCTGGCCGACAAGGGCCTGCCCGTGACCGAAGTGGCCGAGGTCACCCAGTTTCCCGAGATGCTGGACGGCCGCGTGAAGACGCTGCACCCCAAGGTGCACGGCGGCCTGCTGGCCCGCCGCGAGCTGCCCGAACACATGGCGGCGCTCAAGGAACACGGCATCGACACCATCGACCTGCTGGTGGTCAACCTCTATCCCTTTGAAGCCACCGTGGCCAAGGCCGGCTGCACGCTGGCCGACGCCATCGAGAACATCGACATCGGCGGCCCCGCCATGGTGCGCAGCGCCGCCAAGAACTGGAAGGACGTGGGCGTGATCACCTCGGCCGACCAGTACGAGGCCGTGCTGGCCGAACTGAAGTCGGGCGGAAAGCTCAGCGACAAGCTGCGCTTTGCGCTGTCGGTGGCCGCGTTCAACCGCATAGCGCAGTACGACGGCGCGATCAGCGACTATCTCTCGTCCGTCACGTTCGAAGAAGAAAAACTGTCGGAAACCTACGTGCCCACGCGCACCCAGTTCCCCGGCCAGAGCAACGGCATCTTCACCAAGGTGCAGGACCTGCGCTACGGCGAAAACAGCCACCAGCAGGCTGCGCTGTACCGCGACCTCTACCCCGCGCCAGGCTCGCTGGTCACCGGTGTGCAACTGCAGGGCAAGGAGCTCTCATACAACAACATCGCCGACGCCGATGCAGCGTGGGAATGCGTGAAGAGCTTTGAGGCCGCTGCCTGCGTGATCGTCAAGCACGCCAACCCCTGCGGCGTGGCCGTGGGCCTGGACGCATTGAGCGCCTACAGCAAAGCCTTCCAGACCGACCCGACCAGCGCCTTCGGCGGCATCATCGCGTTCAACCGCGTGGTCGATGGTGCAGCGGCCGCCCAGGTCAGCAAGCAGTTTGTGGAAGTGCTCATGGCGCCCGACTTCACCGCCGAGGCGCTGGAGATCTTCAAGGGCAAGGCCAATGTGCGCCTGCTCAAGATCGCGCTGCCCGCACACGGTGGCAAGACCCAGAACCTGACAGATTGGGAACGCGGCCGCAACGCCATGGACGCCAAGCGCATCGGCTCGGGCCTGCTGCTGCAGACGGCCGACAACCACGAGCTGGCGCTGACCGACCTGAAGGTGGTCACCACCAAGCAGCCCTCGCTGGAAGAAATGCAAGACCTGCTGTTTGCGTGGAAGGTGGCCAAGTACGTCAAGAGCAATGCCATCGTCTTTTGCAAGGGCGGCATGACCATGGGCGTGGGTGCAGGCCAGATGAGCCGCCTCGATTCCGCGCGCATCGCCAGCATCAAGGCGCAACACGCCGGCCTGACCCTGCAGGGCACGGCCGTGGCCAGCGATGCCTTCTTCCCCTTCCGCGACGGCCTGGATGTGGTGGTCGATGCGGGCGCCACCTGCGTCATCCAGCCCGGCGGCTCCATGCGCGACCAGGAAGTGATTGACGCCGCCAACGAGCGCGGTGTGGCCATGGTGTTCAGCGGCGTGCGCCATTTCAGGCACTGA
- a CDS encoding Fis family transcriptional regulator, whose amino-acid sequence MSKKNIEESVRESLQGYFRDLGGETPDGMYTMVVRLVEKPLLEVVMQQADNNQSRAAEWLGLNRNTLRKKLVEHKLL is encoded by the coding sequence ATGAGCAAGAAAAACATCGAAGAATCCGTGCGCGAGAGCCTGCAAGGCTACTTTCGCGACCTGGGCGGCGAGACGCCCGACGGCATGTACACCATGGTGGTCCGCCTGGTCGAAAAGCCGCTGCTCGAAGTGGTGATGCAGCAGGCCGACAACAACCAGTCGCGTGCCGCCGAATGGCTGGGCCTGAACCGCAACACCCTGCGCAAGAAGCTGGTCGAGCACAAGCTGCTCTGA
- the dusB gene encoding tRNA dihydrouridine synthase DusB has translation MQIGHIPLANRLFVAPMAGVTDRPFRQLCKALGAGYAVSEMVTSRKDLWNSLKTSRRANHEGEPGPIAVQIAGTEAQMMAEAALYNVERGAQIIDINMGCPAKKVCNKWAGSALMQNEALAVEIAAAVVEACAPFNVPVTLKMRTGWCQQHKNAVALARQFENVGIQMLTVHGRTREQGYKGQAEYDTIAAVKAAVKVPVVANGDITSPEKARDVLATTGADAIMIGRAAQGRPWIFREVGHFLATGEHLAPPLVAELRRLLLDHLQDHYSLYGEGTGVRSARKHIAWYLRALPGGEALRQHINTIEDCTTQWQAVADYLDALAQQMDRLPARSGVDAEPEEQEGMAA, from the coding sequence ATGCAGATCGGCCACATCCCTTTGGCGAATCGCCTGTTCGTCGCCCCGATGGCGGGTGTCACGGACCGGCCGTTTCGCCAGCTGTGCAAGGCGCTGGGCGCGGGCTATGCGGTGAGTGAAATGGTCACCTCGCGCAAGGACCTGTGGAACAGCCTGAAAACCTCGCGCCGCGCCAACCATGAAGGGGAGCCGGGGCCCATTGCCGTGCAGATCGCCGGCACCGAAGCGCAGATGATGGCCGAGGCCGCGCTCTACAACGTGGAACGCGGCGCGCAGATCATCGACATCAACATGGGCTGCCCGGCCAAGAAGGTCTGTAACAAATGGGCAGGCTCTGCCCTGATGCAGAACGAAGCCCTGGCGGTGGAAATTGCCGCTGCGGTGGTCGAGGCCTGCGCTCCCTTTAACGTGCCCGTCACGCTGAAGATGCGCACCGGCTGGTGCCAGCAGCACAAGAACGCTGTCGCCTTGGCGCGGCAATTTGAGAACGTGGGTATCCAGATGCTCACGGTGCACGGCCGCACGCGCGAGCAAGGGTACAAGGGCCAGGCGGAATACGACACCATCGCGGCCGTCAAGGCGGCGGTGAAGGTGCCCGTGGTGGCCAACGGCGACATCACCTCGCCCGAGAAGGCGCGCGATGTGCTGGCCACCACCGGCGCGGACGCCATCATGATCGGCCGCGCTGCCCAGGGCCGGCCCTGGATCTTTCGCGAGGTAGGCCATTTCCTGGCCACGGGCGAACACCTGGCGCCGCCGCTGGTGGCCGAGCTGCGGCGCCTGCTGCTCGACCATTTGCAAGACCACTACAGCCTGTATGGCGAAGGTACCGGCGTGCGCAGCGCGCGCAAGCACATTGCCTGGTACCTGCGGGCCTTGCCGGGGGGCGAGGCCTTGCGGCAACACATCAATACGATAGAAGACTGCACCACGCAGTGGCAGGCCGTGGCCGATTATCTGGATGCCCTTGCGCAACAGATGGACCGGCTGCCCGCCCGCAGTGGCGTGGATGCGGAACCAGAAGAACAAGAGGGAATGGCTGCATGA
- a CDS encoding M15 family metallopeptidase, with amino-acid sequence MHNNPQQTSFPYHAYWLSLAAGIWLTACVQSPQAAVPAPTLSPVPMAWDAAVDGCAGGEHLRAAVGRVRSELQAQGLALKTSCQTSQGALAVQVEVVDGLRASKVLRGPLAEGEAVDMGTPAGVSGANAASYNADLSPDVQHNRQWLRALMARHQFDNLPDAWWRFAQKAAPQPALAEVDLVAR; translated from the coding sequence ATGCACAACAACCCCCAACAAACGTCATTTCCCTACCATGCGTATTGGCTCTCGCTCGCCGCTGGCATCTGGCTGACCGCCTGTGTCCAGAGCCCCCAGGCCGCCGTGCCCGCACCGACACTGTCGCCGGTGCCCATGGCCTGGGATGCCGCGGTGGATGGCTGCGCCGGTGGTGAGCATCTGCGCGCAGCAGTGGGGCGCGTGCGCAGCGAGTTGCAGGCCCAGGGGCTGGCGCTGAAGACGTCGTGCCAGACGTCTCAGGGTGCACTGGCTGTTCAGGTGGAGGTGGTGGACGGCTTGCGTGCCAGCAAGGTGCTGCGCGGCCCCCTGGCCGAAGGCGAGGCAGTGGATATGGGAACGCCCGCCGGGGTGAGCGGCGCCAACGCCGCCAGCTACAACGCGGATCTTTCGCCCGATGTGCAGCACAACCGCCAGTGGCTGCGCGCGCTCATGGCGCGCCACCAGTTCGACAACCTGCCGGACGCCTGGTGGCGTTTTGCCCAGAAAGCCGCGCCGCAACCGGCGCTGGCCGAAGTGGACTTGGTGGCGCGCTGA
- a CDS encoding YqaA family protein, with product MHQLLQWLALPQFGLGTVFVVSFISATLLPMGSEPAVFGLIKLNPDLYWPAIAVATLGNTLGGGVSWWMGLGAHRAWDAARRHRRAGHPASADATPARELSRTERRARIWLRKWGAKTCLLSWLPVVGDPLCAVAGWLKLPFWPCLAYMAVGKFFRYLLMTSMLLYFMPGQLAM from the coding sequence ATGCACCAACTGCTGCAGTGGCTGGCTTTGCCGCAGTTCGGTCTGGGCACGGTCTTTGTCGTGTCGTTCATCTCGGCCACGCTGCTGCCGATGGGCTCGGAGCCGGCGGTGTTCGGCCTCATCAAGCTCAACCCCGACCTGTACTGGCCCGCCATCGCCGTGGCCACGCTGGGCAACACGCTGGGCGGCGGCGTCAGCTGGTGGATGGGCCTGGGTGCGCACCGCGCCTGGGATGCGGCACGGCGCCACCGGCGCGCCGGCCACCCCGCCAGCGCCGATGCCACACCGGCGCGCGAGCTCAGCCGCACGGAGCGCCGCGCGCGCATCTGGCTGCGCAAATGGGGGGCCAAGACCTGTCTGCTGAGCTGGCTGCCCGTGGTGGGCGACCCGCTGTGCGCCGTGGCGGGCTGGCTGAAGCTGCCGTTCTGGCCCTGCCTGGCCTACATGGCGGTGGGCAAGTTCTTTCGCTACCTGCTCATGACCAGCATGCTGCTGTATTTCATGCCGGGACAACTGGCGATGTAA